A part of Aspergillus flavus chromosome 5, complete sequence genomic DNA contains:
- a CDS encoding putative MFS sugar transporter (MFS sugar transporter), with protein sequence MGSLKDVEASHDDHKDATAVEMDDILQDSKGTAAFDEAAMDMELQQLENQLGELKKSRFELALPNPAYFTYILVAFASLGGLLSGLDQSLISGANLYMPDDLHLSDSRASLVNAGMPLGAVGGALILSPANEYLGRRMAIIVSCILYTIGAALEAGAVNFGMMFAGRFILGMGVGLEGGTVPVYVAECVWFHPLTVTVPSRIRGNLVSLYQLNIALGEVLGYAVAAIFLDVKGNWRYILGSSLVFSTILLVGMLFLPESPRFLMHKNKPVEAYGVWKKIRGFEDIDAKSEFLGMRQSVESENEEQQHTKKYAWMDFFTNPRARRAMVYANIMIVLGQLTGVNAVMYYMGTLMENIGFDKRNSVFMSLVGGGSLLIGTIPAVMYMEKFGRRYWANTMLPCFFIGLVLVGVGYQINPERNPVAAQGVYLTGIILYMGFFGSYACLTWVIPSEVFPTYLRSYGMTTADANLFLCSFIVTYNFTAMMKSMTRIGLTLGFYGGIAAIGWVYQVIFMPETKNKSLEEIDELFSKPTSYIVKENMKSTAQIIRDLSHFRFKKVFSP encoded by the exons ATGGGGTCCTTAAAGGATGTTGAGGCCTCCCATGATGACCACAAGGATGCTACCGCCGTGGAGATGGATGATATCCTCCAAGACTCCAAGGGCACCGCCGCCTTTGACGAGGCTGCCATGGATATGGAACTCCAACAGCTAGAGAATCAACTGGGtgaattgaagaagtcgCGCTTCGAGCTCGCGCTGCCCAACCCGGCCTACTTTACTTATATCCTAGTCGCATTTGCCTCCCTGGGAGGTTTGCTCTCCGGCCTGGACCAGTCCTTGATCAGTGGTGCCAACCTCTACATGCCCGATGACCTGCACTTGTCTGACTCGCGCGCCAGCTTGGTTAATGCCGGTATGCCGCTGGGTGCCGTGGGTGGTGCGCTAATTCTTTCTCCGGCCAACGAGTACTTGGGCCGTCGTATGGCTATTATCGTATCGTGCATCCTCTACACCATTGGTGCTGCTTTGGAGGCCGGCGCGGTCAACTTTGGCATGATGTTTGCGGGCCGTTTCATTCTAGGTATGGGTGTTGGTTTGGAGGGTGGTACCGTTCCGGTTTATGTTGCTGAATGTG TCTGGTTCCATCCGCTTACAGTTACAGTCCCATCACGGATTCGTGGTAACCTGGTCTCGCTGTATCAGCTAAACATTGCTCTGGGCGAGGTCCTTGGCTATGCGGTTGCGGCCATCTTCCTGGATGTCAAGGGCAACTGGCGCTATATTCTTGGCTCATCCCTGGTCTTCTCAACCATCCTTCTTGTCGGAATGCTTTTCCTGCCTGAAAGTCCTCGTTTCTTGATGCACAAGAACAAGCCGGTGGAAGCATATGGTGTTTGGAAAAAGATCCGTGGCTTCGAGGATATCGATGCCAAGAGTGAGTTCTTAGGTATGCGCCAGTCGGTGGAGTCGGAAAACGAGGAGCAGCAGCACACCAAGAAGTACGCCTGGATGGACTTCTTTACCAATCCACGTGCTCGCCGCGCCATGGTCTACGCCAACATCATGATTGTCCTCGGCCAGCTAACGGGTGTCAACGCCGTAATGTACTACATGGGTACTCTTATGGAAAATATCGGGTTCGACAAGCGCAACAGTGTCTTCATGTCGCTTGTGGGTGGTGGTTCTTTGCTGATCGGCACAATCCCGGCGGTCATGTACATGGAGAAATTCGGTCGGCGTTACTGGGCCAATACCATGCTGCCGTGTTTCTTTATTGGTCTTGTTTTGGTTGGCGTGGGTTATCAAATCAATCCCGAACGAAACCCAGTGGCCGCCCAGGGCGTCTACCTCACCGGCATCATTCTCTACATGGGTTTCTTTGGCTCATACGCTTGTCTGACCTGGGTTATCCCATCCGAGGTGTTCCCCACCTACCTTCGTAGTTATGGTATGACTACTGCCGACGCCAACCTTTTCCTATGCTCGTTCATCGTCACATACAACTTCACCGCTATGATGAAATCTATGACCCGTATCGGTCTCACATTGGGCTTCTACGGTGGCATCGCCGCAATCGGCTGGGTCTACCAGGTCATCTTCATGCCAGAAACGAAGAACAAGTctctggaagagatcgacGAGCTGTTCTCCAAGCCCACGTCATATATCGTCAAGGAGAACATGAAGAGCACTGCGCAGATCATCCGGGATCTCTCCCATTTCCGGTTCAAGAAAGTGTTCAGCCCCTAG
- a CDS encoding RNA-binding nuclear protein containing a distinct C4 Zn-finger (ribosomal large subunit biogenesis protein MAK16, putative), with protein sequence MSSDEIVWQVINQQFCSYKLKTTKGQNFCRNEYNVSGLCNRQSCPLANSRYATVRSDPETGVMYLYMKTVERAHMPSKWWERIRLSSNYAKALEQLDERLIYWPKFLVHKCKQRLTRLTQVAIRMKKLAKEEERLGEKIVPKMAPKIRRREETRERKAESAAKVERAIERELIERLRSGAYGEAPLNVEEGIWKKVLRGLERAGEGERDEDLDDGELEEEEEGVGEVEYVSDLDEEEDLEDIEDWLGAESGDSSDDYDDEDDEDDDSDDESDDEDASEHSEDEKKKPAPGFKRKRPAPQAKPRKKGPRIEIEYETEGAGKENLFA encoded by the exons ATGTCGTCAGATGAGATTGTCTGGCAGGTTATCAACCAGCAATTCTGTTCCTATAAACTAAA GACAACCAAAGGCCAAAATTTCTGCCGAAACGAGTACAATGTCAGCGGTCTCTGCAATCGCCAGTCCTGCCCGCTGGCCAACTCCCGCTATGCCACAGTGCGGTCAGATCCCGAAACGGGCGTGATGTACCTCTACATGAAGACCGTGGAACGCGCGCACATGCCCAGCAAATGGTGGGAACGGATAAGGCTGTCGTCGAACTACGCAAAGGCGCTGGAGCAGCTTGATGAGCGACTGATCTACTGGCCCAAGTTCCTGGTGCACAAGTGCAAGCAGCGTCTTACGAGGCTGACGCAGGTGGCTATTCGCATGAAGAAGCTGGctaaagaagaggagagactAGGAGAGAAGATTGTGCCGAAGATGGCGCCTAAGATTCGGCGGAGAGAGGAAACCCGTGAGCGCAAGGCTGAGTCGGCGGCTAAGGTTGAGCGGGCGATTGAGAGAGAGCTTATTGAGAGATTACGCAGTGGTGCTTATGGTGAAGCGCCGCTGAATGTGGAGGAGGGTATCTGGAAGAAGGTGCTTCGCGGCCTGGAGCGCGCGGGAGAGGGTGAGCGCGATGAGGATCTAGATGATGgagagttggaggaggaagaggaaggtgtTGGTGAGGTTGAGTACGTTAGCGATcttgatgaggaggaggacctggaagatattgaagattGGCTTGGTGCGGAGTCGGGAGACTCAAgtgatgactatgatgacgaggatgatgaggatgacgacaGTGACGATGAGAgtgacgacgaggatgcTAGCGAGCACagcgaggatgagaagaagaagcccgccCCTGGCTTCAAGAGGAAGCGTCCTGCTCCCCAGGCTAAACCCCGGAAGAAGGGTCCTCGGATCGAGATCGAGTACGAAACCGAGGGCGCTGGCAAGGAAAATCTCTTCGCTTAA